GCTGGACGAAAAGAATTTGGCTCTGGGAACTGGGCAGGGTCCCTTGAAGTGGCATAGTGACACAGAGTGACCAGTGTCTGGTGAGGGAAAAACACAAACTTGTCAGTTTGGTCCCAGGAATGCCAGGAGGGAAGTGGGGAATGGGATCTATGCACTGGGACAAAGGCAGACACTGGTTGGTTGTGGTGGGGAAATTTTCTGGGGCTACTTTTGGAAAGATTTCTCCACTGCCCCATTACAACCTAGAGAGACATTCAGGCCAAGGAGAGTGTTTGAAGGGCTTATGGGGAGTATTTGAGAAGAGAACCAGTCCCAAGATGGTGAGGGATGGCTTAGCAAAGGGGGCCCATAGGCTCTACTCACATTTTTGGGGATAATGTAGTCACCCACACAAATGTCTTTGTCTGGCACACGGGAGTTTCCAGGTACCACAGGGTACAGTCTGGACAGCAGAGCATGAAAAGGAGACAACAAGGTGAGGCTGGGGGCTGTAGCCAACTTCTCATGTCCCTCACCTTCCAAACCTATTCTTGGCCCGGCGTAGAGTACCattttcctctgctctttctccCTACTCCCTTCCATTATCTGCTTTTCCACCCCTTCCCTAGCATTTTCTCTagctcctcctctcctgccccctcacCTTAGCACTTCCTTGACCACTGCCTTAAGCAGGGGCAGCTGGGATAGAACAGTGGCTGATGGGTGGGCACTGGAGCTGGGGCCCAAAGCAGTTTTGATCTCAGAATGGAGTGCCATCTGGACTTCAGGGTGCCGAGAGAGTTCATAGAGAGCCCAGGAGAGTGTGTTGGACACCTGGAAGCATCGGAGGTGTGAGAGTGGGGACCCAGCATAGGAGGCAGAATATGAAGTAGGCTGGAATCCAGGGAGTGCTAAACCAAGCTGACCTAGGGACCATAGTGGATCTTCTGCAGCAGGAAAATGCCCCCTGAGAGTGGGGAGATTAAGCTGCGGAAGTGGGGCTCCTGACATGGAAGGGGAACCTCACCGTGTCCACTCCAGCCAGTAGCAACTCTGTCACATTCCCCAGGATGGACGGGGCTGGCAGCTCTTCCCGGAAGAGGAAGTAGGTCAGGTGCGCCCCAGATCCCAAGTCCTCCTCAGGCTTTCCCTGGCTCTTCATGGCAGCCTCGGCCTCTCGCCGCTCCACGTGCTCCTGGGCTATGGGGACAAGTTACAGGGATGCCTCACTACTCCTGAACAGCTTTATGTTCCCCCACGCGTACTTCATTTCTGTCCCTTACCAAATGCAAACATCTGGTCCCAGTCGCGGCAGAGGCGGGCCCAGGGTCCCGGCACGAGGCGGTGCAGCCAGCTGGGCATCGCCATGGTCAGGAGCGTGGACACAAACACCGATCCCACCGCGCGGATGAAGGTCTCTGTGTCTGGCGGCACTTCGGGTTCCAGGCAGCCCAGGCGGGAACCCAACAGCACCGCCGCAATGCCTGGCCGGGAGGGGGCGCTGTCAGGGCACCAAGAGACCCTGGCCGGGTGCCTCCTTTGCTGGTCCCTGCCTGGGGACTCACCTTCTAGTCCAAACTTATAAAACTCTCCTGCCACGTCCCGAACCAGGGCGGGAGGCCCAGCGCCCAGTCCCCGCTGGCTCCGCAGTCGCCGCACAAGGTCCTGGACCACGTCATGCAGGGTCCCGGCATAGCGGGCTGCCGCTTGAGGCCGGAGGAGCAACGGGGCCAGGAGACTGCGGAGCCTCTGCCATTCTTCACCTTCCCTGCAAGGGCGAGGAGAAGGGGTGCATCAGGGCAGACAGTGGTATGCAGAGGTGGCCCGACCGGGCAGGTTGCTCTGGAGAAGGAGCGTGTTTGGCTGGGGTGGCCCGGAGAGGGACTGCGTCTGCTCCCTTGGTGTTACAGAAATCTGCCCCTGCTTGTGCCCACTTTCCAACCCCCCTCCTCGTTACTCATTTCCTGCCCCGGAGGGGCCTGGGTTCCTAGGTAAGCTGAGTCACAGAATCTTACGACTATGGTACCTTAGCCCCTTCTGCAGTTTCTCAAGTTTCTAGCCTCAAAAGATAAGAGGTGAACGCAGGGGGaagcgggcgggcgggcggaaGCCGGACTCTACCCGAGATTGGACGAAATCAGACTGGGGTGGGAACCCCGATTTGCCAGAAGAAACGACCGACCTCCCTCCACACCCCCAGACTGTCTCCAGACCCCCCACAAGAAAGGAAGGCAGTCGGGGCTTTGGGGCCAAAGCACTCACGCGGTGAGCAGTCCGCAAGACCGCTGGCGTCGGCGACGGTGCTCCGTCCAGGGTGAGAAGCTGCAGCGCTCGGGCAAGGGTCCCTCCTGTCGTAGCAGCTGCTCGACGAGCGTAGGGGCCGCCACGTACACCGTGCGCACCTTCCCGAAACTGGCCAACCACACTGGGCCAAAGCGCGCGGCACCCTGCACCTGGGAGAACCAGAGCAGCGGACACTGGAGACTCGGGCTGGGGACTCCCAGCTAGGACCGTGCCAATGCCAAGGGACTTGGCTACTGAGCTTTGAAAGGGGGAAGCTTCTGCTCCCAACCAGCGTATGGCTTTGATGCTGTAAacccctccttctctttttccccacTTCCTATCCCTAGAAAGTTTGAGTGTGATGGGCAAAACGGAGGAGCTTTGCGCAAAGCTGACGTTCGGGATCTCTCTTTGGTCACCTGGGCCGAGCTGAGGCGGAGAAATCTCTAAATGTTCCTCACATAGACTTTCCATCTCAGGAGGACCCCCCCCTCAAATGTATAGGGGCGCACTAGCTTCCTGCGCGGGGAAAGTACTCCGCCTCCCGCACACTTGTCCTGAACCTACCCGGCCTCCAGGCTTCTGCATAGGGAGAAGGCGTTTTTTGAACGCACTGCTCTGCTGGGTGTGGGGATGGACTCCGCGCCCAGTGAGCCACCGCCCCCAGTCCCAACTTGTCTTTTCCATAATTCATGGGCATCCATTCTCACTGGCCCTCTCTCCCACGTCCTGCAAGTAGAATTTTGTGACAGCCAGGTTCCCCAGCATTCAGTCCCAGGAACGGGGTCCCCTTCTACCTGTAGCTCGTGCAGCCGTGACAGACCCCCCTTGCAGAAAAGTTCGGCAAGGAAACCAGGCGTGGAGGGGCCTGGGAGGTCGGCCAATCCCCGAGGCGCTGAGTCGGAGCCTCTGGAACCCAGCTCAGGAGCACGGCAGACGCGATGGAACACTCTGGAAGCGAGCTTGAGGGTTTGGGTCATGGTCTGGCTGAGGGAACCCGCGAAAGCGCGCTTCTCCGGAGAATTTTCCCTGAGCCCTTATTTAACCCTTGGCTAGGTAGTGGCAACGCCCCCTTTTCAAGCTCCACAGCCAATCCCCTCTTCTGAGTGGTCGGTGCTGGGAATTAGCACCCAGGAACAGTAGGCTGGACAGGAGCTGCCAACAGGGCTCCCTTGGGTCTCATGCTGCAATGACCCTCTTGGGAGGGGAAgcttgcctcagtttctccttctggGCTGGTGCCCAAGCTTAAGAGCTGAAAGGTCTCTTCCTCGGGAAGGCTATTTGATGAGGCTTAAGTGACCAAGATGCAGTTGATCCCTGGTATTCCTGACACATCTGCAGGGAGCTGGGGCCCCAGGAACCCATCTTCAGGAATTCCCCAGCCTCCAGCTCCTCTGGGGGAGAAGCAAAGAGGCAGAGCTGTAGGCGTCCTCAGATTCTTGACTCCCTGGGCTGCACATTGTCTCCATGTGAGCAGAGTTTTCCTGCACTACCAcatctcccccttcccctgtAGCTGACACTGGACAGAAGGCAGATGGGTTAATGAGTTAAAATGGCTCCAGGAGCCTTCGTCTTTATTCCTTGCGGAGAGGCAGGTTGGTTTTTTGGGTTAACAAGCCCTGTCCTCCAGCCATGGGAATTTGGGGCTTGAGTAACAGCAATGAAAGAACTTTTTTGCAAATTAGACAAGTTCAGAGATTTGTCTGGGCTCCCGTATGGAGGAAGGGCTAGGCGAGTGCTCTGAATCTCCAGCCGACTCATCCCCTTTGCCGGGGCTTTCTAGTCAGCAGCCCCTTTCCACTTTTAGCTTCAGAATCCTCCCAGGTTCAGCTTTCTGCTCCTCACCACCTTACCCTACCCCTACCCCCAAGCAGGCTCTGTGCCAGCCAGTCAGCTCTCAGGTTCTGCAATCAAAGTGAATGTTaacaaggaaaaggagagggtCTCCACCATCACACCCTCCCCAGGGTCTCTCCAGAGACAGCAACAATAAAGAGAGCACAGGTTCCCCAGGTCAAGTCTTACGCAGGGAGAGGACAGGAATGATACACGCTCTAGCCTTGCCTGGGTAATAGCAGCATGggcacatgcacatatatacatgttaCCCCAGAATAACAAAGTAAACATAGTGGGCAGGTGATGTGAGCCTAGCAGGCAGTTTAGATGGAGAGTGGAGAATTGCATTGCTCACTCTAGCTGAGGAGAGATCCTAGAAGGAGAAGGGAGTGCTAAGGGAGAGCAAGACCCCGCTCTCTTCCAAGGATCCCCTTCTGGTCCAAGGTCTTTTGACCTTCCCAGTCAGCTGCTTTTGCTTTCTGCTGTTATTGGAAAGGCAAGGTGAGAGGAGTCAGGGGTAGTCATGTACTTCAGGGTTCTGCCCGGGGTAATTCTTCAACTTCTTTGAGAGACTGCTGCCTCTCAGCCCTAGCAGGCTCAGCAGGGAAGGTCCAGGGGCCCAGTCTTCTTTCCAGTCCCTGGAAGATGGGGTCCAGCTAAGGCCAGGTCAGCAAAGGCAAAGTCAGTGACCAGGAGGGGTGGGACTAGGGGTCACTGCCTGGAGGGTGGGATCCTGTATCCTTCGGAAGATGGCTGGGAAATTCTTCCCTCCATTGCGTAGAACTTTCTTTCCCTCCTCGGTTGAGGTGCCCAGATGTCCCACAATGGGGTCTTCACTCTGGGAGAAGGAAGGGTCCAATGAATCTTCACCCACTGTTCAGGCCGCCCCTGACCCCAAGACTCCTGTCCCACCCTCCTGGCATGAAATTGAATTCAAAAAACATAGAACCATTCTGGAAAAGGTCTTTCCAGAAATCTCTGCTTACCAGCTCCTCCAAAGGCACACGCTCAAACAGGGGGTGCCCTTCAAAATGGGTGCACATCCAGTCATGTAGCTCCAGCACGTCAGTTATGGTATATACCAGCCCCTGCACAGGCAGAATCACCCGAGACAGGGGGCTGTACGCCATTGAGCAGCAGGATGATAGGAGTGGTGGTGAGTATCAAAGGCAACCCCACTGAATTCTTAGTGGAAGGCCCCTGAATAGGCCACCCATCCCatcttccctcccactcccaactCACCCCAACACTCAGCACATAGGCATATTCTGCCAGCAGTGTGGGGCTGATGATTCGCCACTTGTGCTTTGTCCGCTTGAAATGTGGGtcagggaagaggaagaacatCTTTGTCAGCTGTGAGACAGACGTGCACCAACAGGGTTGTGAGAGCCTGGCCTCCATGCCCTACCTGCCTACCAGCCCAAACCACCAGGGCCCCTCCCCACCTGGCCTTTGCGGAAGAAGTTAGGAAGATGTTTCATGGCATTGCTACGGAGACAGGCGATGTTCTGGAAGCCACCTCCAGGAGCTGCTCGTAGGGCCCGAATCCGATCTTGTACATAGTCTGAGACTTTCACCCGGATCTCCAGACCCAGCATCAGTGTGTCTGGGAACAGCGGTGACAGTGCCACTGAACACAGACATAGGAATGGAATCATCAACCTCATACTTGCGAGATGTGCAAAGGGGTCAACACAGGAAAGGAAGCCTCAATCTGCAAGTACCAAAATCAGTAATGGGAAGTGTGGCCAGCCAGCTACCTGCGCAGTTGGCCCTGTGCTGGAGAAGTGGGCTGGGGGAGACTCACAAGGACTGGAAGAGGGAGGGCCAgggaatacatgtatctttgcaaGTGCTTTAAAGTTTTCACACattgtttcatttaatcttcacatacTATGTGGTAAATtgcaaagatgagaaaactgactgTCTGAAATGCCCAAAATCACAGAGCTAAGAAGAGGGAGAACTGGAACTCGAACCAAGGTTTCCTGCCACCAAGTACCATGCTCTTCCTCTCTGTTGTGCCGTTAAGTCTATGGAGAAGTGGGTCCAGCATGCATGACTGGGATGATACAGACAATACAAGAGAAATTTGACAATATGAGCTCAGAGAAGGAATGAGTTCTGGTGAggaatgggggcgggggaggggtggtggtggaaTCCCTGAGAAAGACAGTTCAGGATCACTGGCCACAGTGACTAATCTCTGACGCTTGTGCTGACCAGCTCACTGACCCGGCACCTCGCAGGTGAAATGGCTCATGTAGGGACTGGGGCCGGGGCGGGACTAGACAGGACAAGCCAAGTTTAAGAGTTTTTAAGGcagccccctcccttctccagggCAAAGGCCACAGACCCGGAGTGGAGAGAAGGTGGAGGTTCTCCACACTGATGTCACAGCACCAGCGTCTGGTCTGAAGGGGAAAGGCCAACTACCAGCCCCCACCAAACCTGCTGAGGTGGCAGAACCTAGGCATTGCCTCTCTTTGCcacagagaaagggccagagtGTTACCTAACAGGCCACCATAACCACAGCCTATGTCTGCAAACTCCACTTGGGCCTgagctctcttttctttctcatcttttggGTCATCGTGGCTCTGATTTTGAGTCGGTGGAGTGAAGAACTCTGGATATAGCTCAGACCAGTCCATGTCCTCTGGCTTCACAGGGCTATTGGAGAGAAGACGTGAGAAACATGAGAAGGATGGTCATGTCGTTGCAGAAGTGATACAACATGtgtgtgggtggatggatgagggTAGGAAGTAGGTTAAAGGAGTGTTTCTCAAAAATTCTGTAAGAGCGGGTCCTGTGGCATCTAGGACTCACAATGGAAACTACCCTTAACTCCCAGTGTGAATCATAGACCCATCATGAGGCCCATTAATTGCTGATTTGCCCATCTCCATTTCCAGGGGTTGATGTAACTCTAGCCAGGCACCTCTCCTTTCCGGGGCACAAGTTCCCTTTGTCCCAGAGACTGGCTGCCTAAGACAGTGGGACCTTACTTTGCTATTGAAATGTTCTGTGGGAAGAGGAAAGTGGGCGGGATTGTATATACGTCTGTCTTTTTGTTAAATTCTATAAATGAAACTGAAAGACAGACTCTTCCATAAGTCTAGTTTcgataacaatttttttttctcctcacttgcggcatgcggaagttcccgggccagggatcgaacccgcgccacagcagcgacctgagccactgcagtgaaaatgctggatccttaccccgctGTGCCGCAAGGTAACTCTTttgcaacaattttttttcactttccagACTTGCACCGCTACCCAGACTTCGGCCAGAACGCCACGCCCCCTCCCAACGTGCCAACTCCGCGCTCTGCCAAATCTCCCTGACCCACCTCCAAAATGACGTCACCCAGTTGATTTCTCCGAGTCTAACCTAAACCTTCCAACCGTCCCAGCACAATAGCTCTTCCGCGCTGCACCGCGCTATTTTGGGGGTCCtaccttcctttccctccccgccccccgccctgcTCACTCACTAGCACAGTGTATGGTCTGCCATGGGGTTGGAGTGAGCCCGCTGTCGATAGTAGCGCTTCTGAGGCTGCGAGGCTTCGGCTTCTGCCGCGTCCCGAGTCTCGGCACCCGCCATGATCCCTAGCGGCAGTTTCTCTACGGAACCCACGTGGAGACAGAGGTTCTGGGCGCAGGATAATGACGCAATCAGACACGTTGCGAGCAGAGCCCGCCCCTTAAAGTCCCAAGAGCGAATTCGGCTGGGCCTGGCAGGGCGGGGCCGCAGGGGGCCGCAGGGGGCCGGTACGGGAGGGCTCCTCCGCGCCGCTGGTCTTCAACACACTGGCAAGGCTAGATCTGCACCGAGCCTCTTTCCTTAGCCTGCTTCTACTTGGTCTGGGTTACACTCTTGGTTGCAGGCCCCTGTGCCCCTCGCTGGTGAGAGGGGTCCGAGGACCCCGCTTCCTATGGTGAATTAATCCtcgctcctctcccctccccctggtcTCCAGGCATTCAGCTGGATCTGACCCTCGCGGTCCCGCGTGAGTCCCGTCCGGTGTGCGCTGGAGCCCTGAGCCAGAGAGGCCGCTCCTCATTCCACGTCCAGGAAGTCAAACTGGAGGAAAGAAGGCAAACTCGCGGAGGCGGGGCTCGGTGCCACGGGGCAGCCGAGACTGCCCAcggccccccaacccccaccccgctTCAGCTCTGGGATCCGAGTGCCCACCGGCGTCCCTGCACTCTCTTTGCCAGATGGCAGACCCCCGCCCAGATCCTGAATCAGAGCCCGAATCGGTGTTCCCACGGGAGGTCGGGCTCTTCGCCGACTCTTACTCGGAGAAGAGCCGGTTCTGCTTCTGTGGGCACGAGCTGAGCATCACAGAGAACTTCGGATCCCGCCTTGGCGTGGCAGCGCGCGTGTGGGACGCGGTGAGGAGTGGGCGGCTCTGGGCTAGGGTCCGCGGGAGGTCCAGACCCCGGACTTGCCTCCTTCCATATGGAGCCATCCCCGCtacagtcttttctcttttttcttctgtaggCTCTGAGCCTGTGCAACTATTTCGAGAGTCAAAATGTGGATTTCCGAGGCAAGAAAGTGATCGAACTGGGAGCGGGGACGGGCATCGTGGGTATCCTGGCAGCACTGCAGGGTGCGTGAGCTTTGCGGTGGGAGATGGTGGAGGGGGTACGGGACAGGGATATGAAGTTTTCTTCCTGAATTCTTGGGAGAGGGGAGTATTTTGGGACCAGCCCAGTCTCTTCTTTTTAACgaatcttcccccacccccagcccacctccaCCTGCTCTTGTGTGGCCAGACAGCGCTGGTTGGCTGTAATAGCACCCAAGGTGGTTGATTTGGAGGCAGGAAACAAAAATCCGGCAGGCCTTAGCAGAAGGAATTTTTCCTGCGTTTTTGCTCTTTGTGATTTTTTGTGGACTATGCTGTCATGTAAAATCTTTGCTTTGGTTATGGTCTTCTGTCAAAGCGCATATATGGGGGTACCCTGTAGGGGGAGCAGTCTGCAGGTATTAAATCTCATAAGTACTTTGTAACTTCATTGCGAGTATATTTTTGATTCTTTAGGTTTTGATTGCTTGGGAGGAGCAAGCTTATGAGTTTCTGAGGGTTAAAATGTGTTTTGTGGGAAGCAGGGTAGAAATTAGGCACTTCAGACTCAGGAAAGGAAATGGTAAGgaaaattttgcttcatttttgtcAAGAACCAAAAACTACAAAGGAAACAGTTCCTTGGTTTATAATCTAATGGGCAGGCAAAACTTCACACTGaaaagattcctttaaaaacacttatgggagttcctgttgtgtcacagaGGAAACAAtcctagtattgatgaggatgcaggtttgatccccggccttgcttagtgggttaaggatccggtgttgctctgagctgtggtgtgggtcgcagccacagctcagataccaaattgctgtgactgtggtgcagaccagcagctgtagctccaatttgacccctagcctgggaacttccatatgccataagtgtggccctaacaagcaaaataaataaataaattaattaaattgaaattaaaatgacacttatgatgtggagttcccattgtggctcagcaagttaagaatccaactagtatccatgaggattcacattccatccctggccttgctcattcagttaaggatccagcattgcgtgttgctacgagctgtggtgtaggctgcaggcttggctcggatcccaagttgctgtggctgtggctcaggctggcagctgcagctctgattttacttctagcctgggaatttccatatgctgcaagtggggccctaacaagcaaaaacaaacaaacaaaaaacccccacttaTGATGCCATCTCCCTAGGAATGCAAATTAACATGTCCTTGTTCACAGGGACGTAACACAAAACACATTCAGGGAAGTCTTTCCATTCATTCAACCAGCATGTATATAGAATCTCCTATGTGCCAAGACTCATGCTAGGTGCTGGGATACAGCAATGAGTAACACAGATTTCCTCTCCCCAGGGAGTTTATGGTCTAGTGGTGAAGATGGGGAAAGATGTTACAGCATGAGAACTATGTTGGGGTATGTGCAGAGCTAGTGGACATGCTCTGGCCATGTCTTCCTTGACTCTCTGGGAGTCCATCAAAGAGACGCTCTGTCCAGAGGAGGAGCGTGAACACCCCAGGCTTAGAAAAATGGAGGGAGTGTCAACAGCAGCTTTCCATGAAGGATGGGTGGATGAGAAGTGGGTAGCTAGGCTGAAATGTGAGAAAAGGCATGTGACATGGATGGAAACATTTTTCACTTGCTCCTAGACTGGCTTCTTCTTTTGCTCCCTATTCTGCTGCCAAGTCAGAAATCTGGTGTTATTCTCGTCCATTGCCCTCTCCCCTCACATCCTGCCAATCAGCAAGTCCTGTGGGTCATATGTCCCTCATATTTCCCCAGTTGTCTGTTCCTCTTCCCTCCATCTGTAGTTCAGGCCACTGCCATCTTTCCCCTGGATTTTCACAGGCATCTTCGAGCTTCCCTAGGGGGGACATTTGGCATGCCCAAACTAGATCTCGTCAGCTTCCACCACCAAACCTGTTTCTCCCTCAGGCTTTCCCATCCCAGTGAATCAAACCACCATCCACCCAGTAGGAAAACCATCTTTGACATGTCCCTTTTTCTCACCCTCATCTCCATTATCCGAGTCCTACTGATTTAGCTCTTAAAAATCTCTGGAATCTCCTGTTTTTCCATCCACACCGATGGCTCCACTTTCCTGGATGGAATTCAATTAGCCAAACTGATTTTCCAGCTTCTACTCCTTGCCCCCACCTAGACGTCCGCCCACTCTACCCAGATCAAATCCCTCCCCCATCTTTCAATGGCTTCTTGTTCCTTTCAGGGTAGAACCAACCCCTTTAGCATGGCCTCCAAGGCTTTGGCTTCCCCTCTTAGCTTCTTTCtgtgcctctccctctccctcttgggcTCCTTATGCTACCTAGTGCCCTCCTGTCAGTTTCTCAAGCCTGTGTCAATGACCCCTTCCTTGGAGCCTTCACACAGGGGGTATACTCTGTGTCTGGAATCCTTGTACCACCTGATAATGCACCTTCTTTGGTGCTCAGCTCAAACATCATTTTCAAGGGAAGGCCTCCTTGACACGCCTGCCCCCAGGCTATCTTATGTCCTCCTAGTACTATATATACAACTGTGCCAActggtttcttctttctctttttttttggtttaaatttttttttttttttttttttggtccttttgccatttcttgggcccctcccgcagcatatggaggtttccaggctagaggtctgatcggagctgtagctgctggcctatgccagagctacagcaacacgggatccgagtttCGTCTGCAACTTaaacctcagctcatggcaatgctggtccttaacccactgagcaaggccagggatcgaacccaaaacctcatggtccctagttggattcattaaccactgagccacgacgggaactcccttttggtttcattttaaatttgtcaCTAACCTCAGATGCATTGCCCAGGTAGCCTATTACCCTTCCCTTATTTGTTTATTCTCCCGCTCTCCTAAACATCTTGTTTTTTACCTCTTTGCCCTTCAAACTGCCAGATGTCTCTTCAGTTGATGATTTATCTCTTCTGATCTCTATTTTCTCATAGAAAATGTCCAGATGTTCCTCTCACAGTGTCTACTCACTCAGCTGTGTCCGTGTCTGTCTGCCCTGCTCTCTCCCCGTTACTGTGGATAAACGTGCTGTGCTCCTAGTTAGGGTCAGGCCCTCCATGTGTCATGAGACCCCAAGCCTTCTCATCTACTCAAAGACATTGTTCCAGCAAACACCTCACTCCCCCGCCTCTCCTGCATTatcccttttcctttccctctggaCCATTCcagatgtgtctgtgtgtgtattatgcatataaataaataggCTGTAATTTCTCCTATCTCAGAAAAAACTCTGGATCTTACACATCCCTCCAGTTACTGCTCCATTTCTCTGCCCTGCTGTATAACAAAACTCAAAAGA
Above is a window of Sus scrofa isolate TJ Tabasco breed Duroc chromosome 5, Sscrofa11.1, whole genome shotgun sequence DNA encoding:
- the CYP27B1 gene encoding 25-hydroxyvitamin D-1 alpha hydroxylase, mitochondrial isoform X1, translated to MTQTLKLASRVFHRVCRAPELGSRGSDSAPRGLADLPGPSTPGFLAELFCKGGLSRLHELQVQGAARFGPVWLASFGKVRTVYVAAPTLVEQLLRQEGPLPERCSFSPWTEHRRRRQRSCGLLTAEGEEWQRLRSLLAPLLLRPQAAARYAGTLHDVVQDLVRRLRSQRGLGAGPPALVRDVAGEFYKFGLEGIAAVLLGSRLGCLEPEVPPDTETFIRAVGSVFVSTLLTMAMPSWLHRLVPGPWARLCRDWDQMFAFAQEHVERREAEAAMKSQGKPEEDLGSGAHLTYFLFREELPAPSILGNVTELLLAGVDTVSNTLSWALYELSRHPEVQMALHSEIKTALGPSSSAHPSATVLSQLPLLKAVVKEVLRLYPVVPGNSRVPDKDICVGDYIIPKNTLVTLCHYATSRDPAQFPEPNSFRPARWLGECPAPHPFASLPFGFGKRSCMGRRLAELELQMLWPRS
- the CYP27B1 gene encoding 25-hydroxyvitamin D-1 alpha hydroxylase, mitochondrial (The RefSeq protein has 1 frameshift compared to this genomic sequence) yields the protein MTQTLKLASRVFHRVCRAPELGSRGSDSAPRGLADLPGPSTPGFLAELFCKGGLSRLHELQVQGAARFGPVWLASFGKVRTVYVAAPTLVEQLLRQEGPLPERCSFSPWTEHRRRRQRSCGLLTAEGEEWQRLRSLLAPLLLRPQAAARYAGTLHDVVQDLVRRLRSQRGLGAGPPALVRDVAGEFYKFGLEGIAAVLLGSRLGCLEPEVPPDTETFIRAVGSVFVSTLLTMAMPSWLHRLVPGPWARLCRDWDQMFAFAQEHVERREAEAAMKSQGKPEEDLGSGAHLTYFLFREELPAPSILGNVTELLLAGVDTVSNTLSWALYELSRHPEVQMALHSEIKTALGPSSSAHPSATVLSQLPLLKAVVKEVLRLYPVVPGNSRVPDKDICVGDYIIPKNTLVTLCHYATSRDPAQFPEPNSFRPARWLGECPAPHPFASLPFGFGKRSCMGRRLAELELQMALAQILIHFEVQPEPGSAPIRPMTRTVLVPERSINLQFVDR
- the METTL1 gene encoding tRNA (guanine-N(7)-)-methyltransferase; its protein translation is MAGAETRDAAEAEASQPQKRYYRQRAHSNPMADHTLCYPVKPEDMDWSELYPEFFTPPTQNQSHDDPKDEKEKRAQAQVEFADIGCGYGGLLVALSPLFPDTLMLGLEIRVKVSDYVQDRIRALRAAPGGGFQNIACLRSNAMKHLPNFFRKGQLTKMFFLFPDPHFKRTKHKWRIISPTLLAEYAYVLSVGGLVYTITDVLELHDWMCTHFEGHPLFERVPLEELSEDPIVGHLGTSTEEGKKVLRNGGKNFPAIFRRIQDPTLQAVTPSPTPPGH